One Acidimicrobiia bacterium DNA window includes the following coding sequences:
- a CDS encoding HD domain-containing phosphohydrolase, with protein MSTFPSQLRGLTAAVLGAGIVAAVVCALLRPAPAALPLVLFGALMVFSEHRGVVLPNGVAVSASLMICTAAIVVFAHDGSLLGPLLVGVSSALYLPNLRRGKRGWIAFNAGVFALAYAASALVFDAMPHWPATEMPAALVAAVPATIAFVLINWTLLAASYVVEEGRPVRELAHGLGPSLAQAVPFAFVGVCLGRLYLDVGPAVVVLLVVPILVARDTFASYLDVKAANEDTVQMLVRALEAKDRYTAGHAERVAEYARLIGEELRFTPARLERLRFAALMHDIGKLVVPNHLLNKPGKLTAEEFARVRMHEAVSAQMLSHIDFLAPVAQSSLSSHTVYQPDHAKHPIEPYIVMVADAFDAMTSTRSYRLALPTEVAIAELLDKSGTQFHPECTAALIRVLERRGVVRPVEAVTPQPDWEVAPPRAGLGSAGLGDLLDDAGERAR; from the coding sequence GTGTCGACCTTCCCCTCGCAGCTGCGCGGGCTCACCGCGGCGGTGCTCGGTGCGGGGATCGTCGCGGCGGTCGTGTGCGCGCTGCTGCGTCCCGCGCCGGCGGCGCTCCCGCTCGTGCTCTTCGGCGCGCTCATGGTCTTCAGCGAGCATCGCGGCGTGGTGCTGCCGAACGGCGTCGCCGTGAGCGCGAGCCTCATGATCTGCACGGCCGCGATCGTCGTGTTCGCGCACGACGGCTCGCTCCTCGGTCCGCTGCTCGTCGGCGTGTCGAGCGCGCTGTACCTGCCGAACCTGCGGCGGGGGAAACGGGGCTGGATCGCGTTCAACGCGGGCGTCTTCGCGCTCGCGTACGCCGCGTCGGCGCTCGTGTTCGACGCGATGCCGCACTGGCCCGCGACCGAGATGCCCGCCGCGCTGGTCGCCGCGGTACCCGCGACGATCGCATTCGTGCTGATCAACTGGACGTTGCTCGCCGCTTCGTACGTCGTCGAAGAAGGTCGACCCGTACGCGAGCTCGCGCACGGCCTCGGGCCCTCGCTCGCGCAGGCGGTTCCGTTCGCGTTCGTCGGTGTCTGCCTCGGCCGGCTGTACCTCGACGTCGGTCCCGCCGTCGTCGTGCTCCTCGTCGTCCCCATCCTCGTCGCGCGCGACACGTTCGCGTCGTACCTCGACGTGAAGGCGGCGAACGAGGACACCGTGCAGATGCTCGTGCGCGCGCTGGAGGCCAAGGACCGCTACACCGCGGGCCACGCCGAACGGGTCGCCGAGTACGCGCGGCTGATCGGTGAGGAGCTGCGCTTCACGCCCGCGCGCCTCGAACGACTGCGCTTCGCCGCGCTCATGCACGACATCGGCAAGCTCGTCGTGCCGAACCATCTCCTGAACAAGCCGGGCAAGCTGACGGCGGAAGAGTTCGCCCGCGTGCGGATGCACGAAGCCGTCTCCGCGCAGATGCTCTCGCACATCGACTTCCTCGCGCCGGTCGCGCAGTCGTCGCTGAGTTCGCACACCGTGTACCAACCCGATCACGCGAAGCATCCGATCGAGCCCTACATCGTGATGGTCGCCGACGCGTTCGACGCGATGACGTCGACGCGCTCGTATCGTCTCGCGCTGCCGACCGAGGTCGCGATCGCGGAGCTCCTCGACAAGTCGGGCACGCAGTTCCACCCCGAGTGCACGGCCGCGCTCATCCGCGTGCTCGAGCGACGCGGCGTCGTGCGTCCGGTCGAAGCCGTCACGCCGCAACCCGACTGGGAGGTCGCACCGCCGCGCGCCGGCCTCGGATCGGCGGGCCTCGGCGACCTGCTCGACGACGCGGGCGAGCGGGCGCGATGA
- a CDS encoding glycosyltransferase family 4 protein: MAPVATIISFRLGGDDGVAVEARKWSDALDGLGFDVRRVAGELRGTIEADDVVIPDLGIGGGEPARADVAAAIAGSDLVVAENICSLPMNAKASLAVADALVSHRGRVVFHHHDLPWQRTTFRDLEAVLPPRVEGALHVTINHRSRRELEARGFAGAVTIHNHFDLDAEPADAQRESVRTTLGFGPDDLVLFHPARAIPRKNVPGGVRYAAQLQRVLPDRRVRYWLSGPAEDGYEDTLARVRERSTVPMTLGRVERAADAYAACDVVVLPSTWEGFGNPTIETIAARRPLVVHRYPVLGEITAYGLRYFDLDDAAPLARFVRAPDSGLLDANLRRARANFSLVDLPAAIEAAFVAHGWRAW, encoded by the coding sequence GTGGCTCCCGTCGCGACGATCATCTCGTTCCGCCTCGGCGGCGACGACGGCGTCGCGGTGGAGGCGCGCAAGTGGTCGGACGCGCTCGACGGCTTGGGCTTCGACGTGCGCAGGGTCGCGGGCGAGCTGCGCGGCACGATCGAGGCCGACGATGTCGTGATCCCCGACCTCGGGATCGGCGGCGGTGAGCCGGCTCGCGCCGACGTCGCGGCGGCGATCGCCGGCAGCGACCTCGTCGTCGCCGAGAACATCTGCTCGCTGCCGATGAACGCGAAGGCATCGCTCGCCGTGGCGGACGCGCTCGTCTCACACCGCGGCCGGGTCGTCTTCCACCATCACGATCTGCCCTGGCAGCGCACGACGTTCCGCGATCTGGAGGCCGTGCTGCCGCCGCGCGTCGAAGGCGCGCTGCACGTCACGATCAACCACCGCTCCCGGCGCGAGCTCGAAGCGCGCGGCTTCGCCGGCGCGGTGACGATCCACAACCACTTCGATCTCGACGCGGAGCCGGCCGACGCGCAACGCGAGTCGGTGCGCACCACGCTCGGCTTCGGCCCCGACGACCTCGTGCTGTTCCATCCCGCGCGCGCGATCCCGCGCAAGAACGTGCCCGGCGGTGTGCGCTATGCCGCGCAACTCCAGCGCGTGCTGCCGGATCGGCGCGTGCGGTACTGGCTGTCGGGTCCCGCGGAGGACGGGTACGAGGACACGCTCGCGCGCGTACGCGAACGCAGCACGGTGCCGATGACGCTCGGCCGCGTCGAGCGCGCCGCCGACGCGTACGCGGCGTGCGACGTGGTGGTGCTCCCGTCGACCTGGGAGGGCTTCGGCAACCCGACGATCGAGACGATCGCGGCGCGCCGCCCGCTCGTCGTGCACCGGTATCCCGTGCTCGGCGAGATCACCGCGTACGGGCTGCGCTACTTCGACCTCGACGACGCGGCGCCGCTCGCACGCTTCGTCCGCGCGCCCGACTCGGGGCTCCTCGATGCGAACCTGCGCCGCGCGCGCGCCAACTTCTCGCTCGTCGATCTCCCGGCCGCGATCGAAGCCGCGTTCGTCGCGCACGGATGGCGGGCGTGGTGA